One Halalkalicoccus sp. NIPERK01 genomic region harbors:
- a CDS encoding VC_2705 family sodium/solute symporter yields MNGLSIHATNLALQTAQDEALLPEGLDISFKALPAVIVLGMMLLFLVVGFMFKVADTDDMWVAGRSIGNIENGMAIGANWMSAASYLGMAALIALSGVYGLAYVVGWTTGYFILLIFLAAQMRRFGKYTAPDFVGDRFNSDAARALAAITTFLIGFVYALGQARGMGLVGMYILGDINNLVPLPGLSAYQAMMILFMVITIGYLALSGMLGATKNMALQYIILISAFLIGLLATGWSAGFSTVLPQIEYGLLIDDLAAEFSAPFAGGSYYLWVATCFSLIFGTCGLPHVLVRFYTVENERVARWSCTWGLFFICLLYLSAPAFAAFGTALYGDQVGAVYGDNGMSSAAGDVIVVLAAQLANLPTWFVGFVAAGGIAAAVATVAGLFIAASSAISHDIYANIINEEASQRQQVLVGRLSIIFIGLLTIVFAMDPQQPIAALVSFAFSLAAIVLFPMFFLGLWWENANRQGALAGMVSGLVLWFIPMFNEGNFGIVNGGEGLGISVLATWMPAAGSALIATPLVIGIMIVVSLVTDDPPLRTKQMVRQCHSPDPMPKDMTAADVVARKNGETPADD; encoded by the coding sequence ATGAACGGGCTTTCGATCCACGCGACGAACCTGGCGCTTCAGACGGCCCAGGACGAAGCGTTGCTGCCCGAGGGGCTCGACATCTCGTTCAAGGCCCTCCCGGCCGTCATCGTCCTGGGGATGATGCTGCTGTTCCTCGTCGTCGGGTTCATGTTCAAGGTCGCCGACACCGACGACATGTGGGTCGCCGGCCGGTCGATCGGGAACATCGAGAACGGGATGGCGATCGGCGCGAACTGGATGTCCGCGGCCTCCTACCTCGGGATGGCGGCGCTCATCGCGCTCTCGGGCGTCTACGGGCTGGCGTACGTCGTCGGCTGGACGACGGGCTACTTCATCCTGCTGATCTTCCTGGCCGCGCAGATGCGCCGGTTCGGGAAGTACACCGCGCCCGACTTCGTCGGCGACCGCTTCAACTCGGACGCCGCACGCGCGCTCGCGGCGATCACCACGTTCCTCATCGGGTTCGTCTACGCGCTCGGGCAGGCCCGCGGGATGGGGCTGGTCGGGATGTACATCCTCGGCGACATCAACAACCTGGTCCCGCTGCCGGGGCTGAGCGCGTATCAGGCCATGATGATCCTCTTCATGGTCATCACCATCGGCTACCTGGCGCTCTCGGGGATGCTCGGTGCGACCAAGAACATGGCGCTGCAGTACATCATCCTCATCTCCGCGTTCCTGATCGGCCTGCTCGCGACCGGTTGGTCCGCGGGCTTCTCGACGGTGCTGCCCCAGATCGAGTACGGACTGCTGATCGACGACCTCGCCGCGGAGTTCTCCGCGCCGTTCGCCGGCGGGAGCTACTACCTCTGGGTCGCCACCTGCTTCAGCCTCATCTTCGGGACGTGTGGGCTCCCGCACGTGCTGGTCCGGTTCTACACGGTCGAGAACGAGCGGGTGGCCCGCTGGTCGTGCACCTGGGGACTCTTTTTCATCTGCCTGCTGTACCTCTCCGCCCCGGCGTTCGCGGCGTTCGGGACGGCGCTGTACGGCGATCAGGTCGGCGCCGTCTACGGCGACAACGGCATGTCGAGCGCCGCGGGCGACGTGATCGTCGTCCTTGCGGCACAGCTCGCGAACCTGCCGACGTGGTTCGTCGGCTTCGTCGCGGCGGGCGGGATCGCCGCCGCGGTCGCGACCGTCGCCGGCCTGTTCATCGCCGCCTCGTCGGCGATCTCCCACGACATCTACGCCAACATCATCAACGAGGAAGCCTCCCAGCGCCAGCAGGTGCTCGTCGGCCGACTGAGCATCATATTCATCGGTCTGCTCACCATCGTGTTCGCGATGGACCCCCAGCAGCCGATCGCGGCGCTGGTCTCCTTTGCGTTCTCGCTCGCGGCCATCGTGCTGTTCCCGATGTTCTTCCTCGGGCTCTGGTGGGAGAACGCCAACCGGCAGGGCGCGCTCGCCGGCATGGTCTCCGGGCTGGTCCTCTGGTTCATCCCGATGTTCAACGAGGGCAACTTCGGCATCGTCAACGGCGGCGAGGGGCTGGGGATCTCGGTCCTCGCGACGTGGATGCCGGCCGCTGGCTCCGCGCTCATCGCGACGCCGCTCGTGATCGGCATCATGATCGTCGTCTCGCTGGTCACGGACGATCCACCCCTGCGGACGAAACAGATGGTTCGCCAGTGTCACAGCCCCGATCCGATGCCGAAAGACATGACCGCGGCCGACGTCGTCGCCCGGAAGAACGGCGAGACGCCCGCGGACGACTAG
- a CDS encoding DUF4212 domain-containing protein: MSTESDPSDTPDDPDAVRTDGGLSDVERERQIDYLDVEINLLKPATPFMRDHLRVVWTGFIIWTFTTFGPITLTRIAPDLMTTQLPVIGFPIHYASIAIGGPTAALLLSVWYARKRDKIDEKYGIEQEVVEPEPTETGAEDVAATDGGVTE, from the coding sequence ATGTCAACCGAATCCGATCCGTCCGATACACCGGACGATCCAGACGCGGTACGGACCGACGGAGGACTGAGCGACGTCGAGAGGGAGCGCCAGATAGACTACCTCGACGTGGAGATCAACCTGTTGAAGCCGGCGACCCCGTTCATGCGGGACCACCTGCGGGTCGTCTGGACGGGCTTCATCATCTGGACGTTCACCACGTTCGGGCCGATCACGCTGACGCGGATCGCGCCCGACCTGATGACGACCCAGCTGCCGGTGATCGGCTTCCCGATCCACTACGCCTCAATCGCGATCGGCGGCCCGACGGCCGCGTTGTTGCTCTCGGTCTGGTACGCCCGCAAGCGCGACAAGATCGACGAGAAGTACGGCATCGAACAGGAGGTCGTCGAACCGGAGCCGACCGAGACCGGAGCGGAGGACGTCGCGGCGACTGACGGGGGTGTCACGGAATGA